In the genome of Gadus morhua chromosome 12, gadMor3.0, whole genome shotgun sequence, one region contains:
- the LOC115556311 gene encoding uncharacterized protein LOC115556311: protein MSKSGYDSDTEEQMAGSQHEVQDLQRELHSVADSSCLKETTEVVEEGQSHLQGKLDDPPGGPRRSERARNPTEKMRALQAEEAKKMEKGLLSMYEQWKLKIRKARDQLKSYMPDDELWPLVEELRKSKEDIMNIYSEMRDLATPSTDIRRRVDTCESVTTEIIIIAHNRAIDDEVEFNEKQERHRLHELLHRDYAKSVYGSAASLTSHSKSDHHSMTSSMAAKRADAAAELAVKETNYEMMIAEERQREVIRELEEQQRIALEAQRYELERLQAEKEVRAAKAKLNVYNKETEHKAADCINIEKDKEATNVPVTAVSPSHVATPSHKDISSLAQVFQDSIALNRLPVPEPFVFNGDPIRFTEWKASFSSLIDQRAITPAEKLYYLKKYVAGPARQVLDGTFFRNDDEAYQDAWNKLTRRFGQPFAIQRAFREKLTNWPRIQPKDAEGLRNFSDFLNACQDAMPHVKGLDILNDCEENQKLVYKLPDWAASRWNRQATRSLNDRQEFPSFKDFAIFVSTEAEIACNPITSLYALRSSDSNAEKRNLRDTKTNQASVYTTQAATDIFNKGSEQRKTCILCQDNRHQLHACPKFTEMLLVERRNYVKEKKLCYGCLKFGHSAKSCRHRHCCDNCKGKHPTALHDYNYGKEKSSSEAATNQRAAATSLSVAGEGSSYTSMVMPVWVSSKNNPTAERLVYALLDTQSDTTFIDQEVSDSLNADKYPVKLKLTTMSGMNTVLSSESVFGLCVRGYSSAIQFDLPVAYSKDCIPVNRAHIPTCETAKQWSHLREIAEEIQPLKDCEIGLLIGYNCSRAMAPRQVILGGDEEPYAVRTDLGWSIVGRSSQSYDPPSSSRLCHKISIKVLPPVTPADAIRILESDFKDDSEDSKTVSQDDITFLNKLNEGIQKNKHGHYQMPLPFKKRPSMPDNKNSVMIRLNHLKRKLQRDEKYKEQYVKFMEEIIERGDAEQIEDGGSEVERWYIPHHGVRHAKKPDKLRVVFDCSARHKGTSLNDHLLSGPDLLNNLSGVLIRFRRYPVALMCDIEKMFHQFHVDEADRNYLRFLWWKQGDLNSPPSEFRMKVHLFGAASSPGCANFGMKHLAKENGDLYPKGSQFIMRDFYVDDGLTSAGSTEEAVQLAREARELCAMGGLRLHKFVSNERNVLESIPPSERAINVTNMDLTFDELPLERALGIQWDVESDHFRLSVSLKDQPATRRGILSTVASLYDPLGFVAPVLLKAKIILQEMCRRGTGWDDPLPDELRPKWEKWRDDLAQLDNVTIPRTYSPAGFGKVLKTQLHHFSDASLKGYGQCSYLRLQNEEGDVHCALVVGKSRVSPSKVTTVPRLELTAAVVSVKMSNMLKEEFGSADTEEVFWTDSKVVLGYIKNEARRFHTFVANRVQKIHLSSDPQQWRYVPTNENPADHASRSLTPSELLSSTWFTGPKFLWHKEMKPPADEIPELIIGDPEVRSALVLNTRTTEQASLVDRLSKFSSWSLAIRAVARLLRRIRKNRSNNLTTVTEREDAEHCIIKDLQKNVYQEELKLLSKGVPLPSHNSLHSLDAFLDKDGVFRVGGRLCNSSLPNSIKHPAIIPKDHHITKMIIAHHHERIEHQGKGLTLNEIRSHGYWIPGINRAVASHIRQCVTCRRHRKPTEEQRMADLPPERVEPSPPFTFCGMDCFGPFLTKQGRKENKRYGLLFTCFSSRAIHIEMLDGMSTDALINGLRCFIAMRGAVRQIKSDQGSNFVGAKNELKEALKEVDADRLAVFLAEKQCDFCMNAPYSSHVGGVWERQIRTVRSVLRSTLALSSGRLNDASLRAFLYEAMAIVNSRPLTVDNLSDPHSLEPLTPNHLLTMKTVRALPPPGEFVREDMYGKKRWRHVQYLAEQFWSRWRKEYLANISLRQRWHAPKRNLQVGDIVMMKGEDAHRNEWRLGRVLETTIDKDGLVRRVKICLGDRNLGKKGERLHKMSEVERPVQRLVLLLETN from the coding sequence ATGTCAAAGTCAGGTTATGATAGTGACACAGAGGAGCAAATGGCTGGTTCTCAGCATGAAGTTCAGGATTTGCAGAGGGAGCTCCACTCAGTGGCAGACTCATCATGCCTGAAGGAAACGACTGAAGTGGTGGAAGAAGGTCAGAGTCATCTCCAAGGTAAACTGGATGACCCACCTGGAGGTCCCAGACGTTCCGAACGTGCACGGAACCCTACCGAGAAGATGCGTGCACTACAAGCGGAGGAGGCCAAGAAAATGGAGAAAGGGCTGCTCTCCATGTACGAGCAATGGAAACTCAAAATACGAAAAGCAAGAGATCAACTGAAGTCCTACATGCCAGATGATGAGCTCTGGCCTCTCGTGGAAGAACTTAGGAAAAGTAAGGAAGACATAATGAacatatattctgaaatgcGAGATCTTGCCACACCTTCCACTGATATCAGACGACGAGTCGATACTTGTGAATCAGTCACCACAGAAATCATTATCATTGCCCACAACAGAGCAATAGATGATGAAGTTGAGTTTAACGAGAAGCAGGAAAGACATCGCCTTCATGAACTCCTCCACCGTGACTATGCAAAGTCTGTCTATGGATCCGCCGCGTCCTTGACAAGTCATAGCAAGTCTGACCATCACTCCATGACTTCCTCTATGGCGGCCAAGCGTGCGGATGCAGCAGCAGAACTAGCAGTGAAGGAAACCAATTATGAGATGATGATAGCcgaagagagacaaagggaagtGATTCGAGAGTTAGAGGAACAACAGAGGATAGCTCTAGAGGCACAAAGGTATGAGTTGGAGCGACTGCAGGCAGAGAAGGAAGTGCGAGCAGCTAAGGCCAAGCTGAATGTGTACAATAAGGAGACAGAACATAAAGCTGCTGACTGCATCAACATTGAAAAGGATAAGGAAGCAACGAACGTGCCTGTAACTGCCGTCTCGCCATCCCATGTTGCAACACCCTCTCATAAAGACATTTCCTCACTGGCTCAGGTCTTTCAAGACAGCATAGCCTTGAATAGGCTCCCTGTTCCAGAGCCATTCGTCTTCAATGGTGATCCAATACGATTCACTGAATGGAAAGCATCGTTTTCTTCGCTCATTGACCAAAGAGCTATCACTCCAGCTGAAAAACTCTATTATTTGAAGAAGTATGTTGCCGGCCCAGCACGCCAGGTGCTAGATGGCACCTTTTTCCGAAACGATGATGAAGCCTACCAGGATGCCTGGAACAAGCTCACTCGTCGCTTCGGCCAGCCCTTTGCCATTCAGAGAGCATTCAGAGAGAAGCTTACCAATTGGCCTAGGATACAACCTAAAGATGCCGAGGGACTCAGAAACTTCTCTGATTTTCTAAATGCCTGTCAAGATGCCATGCCTCATGTCAAGGGTCTCGACATATTAAACGACTGCGAGGAAAACCAGAAGCTTGTCTATAAACTACCAGACTGGGCAGCTTCACGCTGGAACCGACAAGCCACACGAAGCCTGAACGATAGGCAAGAATTCCCAAGTTTCAAGGACTTTGCAATATTTGTGTCAACTGAAGCTGAGATTGCCTGCAATCCAATTACGTCGCTTTATGCTCTTCGCTCATCAGACTCTAACGCTGAAAAGAGAAATctcagagacacaaagacaaaccaGGCCAGTGTTTACACCACTCAAGCAGCTACGGACATCTTCAACAAAGGGTCAGAACAGAGAAAAACATGTATTCTCTGTCAAGATAATAGACACCAGCTTCATGCGTGTCCCAAGTTTACAGAAATGTTGTTGGTAGAGCGACGGAACTATGTAAAGGAGAAGAAACTCTGCTACGGATGCCTAAAATTCGGCCACAGCGCAAAAAGCTGTCGTCATCGCCACTGTTGCGACAACTGTAAAGGAAAACATCCGACGGCCCTCCACGATTACAACTATGGGAAGGAGAAGTCTTCATCAGAAGCAGCGACAAATCAAAGAGCTGCTGCAACGTCGCTCAGTGTTGCAGGCGAAGGCTCATCCTACACATCGATGGTGATGCCAGTGTGGGTGTCATCCAAAAACAACCCAACTGCTGAGAGACTTGTCTACGCTCTACTTGACACTCAAAGCGATACAACATTCATCGACCAAGAAGTGAGTGACAGTCTAAATGCTGACAAGTATCCAGTGAAGTTGAAGCTGACGACCATGAGTGGAATGAACACGGTTCTCTCAAGTGAGAGTGTTTTCGGCCTCTGTGTAAGGGGATACAGCTCTGCAATTCAGTTTGATCTCCCAGTTGCCTACTCAAAGGACTGCATACCTGTAAACCGTGCTCATATTCCCACTTGTGAGACGGCTAAGCAATGGAGTCACCTCAGAGAAATAGCAGAAGAAATCCAACCTCTGAAGGACTGTGAAATAGGGCTCCTGATAGGCTATAACTGCTCTAGAGCCATGGCACCAAGGCAGGTTATTctaggaggagatgaggaaccTTATGCTGTACGGACAGACTTAGGATGGAGTATTGTGGGGCGCTCATCGCAAAGCTATGATCCGCCGAGCTCAAGTCGCCTGTGCCACAAAATCTCCATTAAAGTACTGCCTCCGGTAACTCCGGCCGACGCTATTCGCATTCTGGAATCTGACTTCAAGGATGATAGTGAAGACAGCAAAACAGTGTCACAAGATGACATCACCTTCCTCAACAAGCTAAATGAGGGcatacagaaaaacaaacatggcCATTACCAAATGCCTCTACCCTTCAAAAAAAGACCCAGTATGCCTGACAACAAAAACTCAGTCATGATACGCCTCAACCACCTCAAAAGAAAACTGCAGCGGGATGAAAAGTATAAGGAGCAGTATGTCAAGTTCATGGAGGAGATCATCGAAAGGGGAGATGCAGAGCAGATCGAAGACGGTGGGAGTGAAGTTGAGAGATGGTACATTCCCCATCATGGTGTTCGGCACGCAAAGAAGCCAGATAAGCTTCGTGTAGTGTTcgattgctctgccagacacaaAGGAACCAGCTTGAACGACCATCTCCTCTCAGGGCCTGACTTGCTGAACAACTTGAGCGGTGTTCTTATCCGCTTCCGACGTTACCCTGTTGCTTTGATGTGTGACATTGAAAAAATGTTCCATCAATTCCATGTGGATGAGGCTGATCGCAACTACCTGCGCTTTCTTTGGTGGAAGCAAGGAGACTTGAACTCACCGCCCAGTGAGTTCCGTATGAAGGTGCATCTGTTCGGTGCAGCCTCCTCCCCTGGATGTGCAAACTTCGGGATGAAGCATCTAGCTAAGGAGAATGGCGACCTCTACCCTAAAGGCTCACAGTTTATCATGAGGGATTTCTATGTTGATGATGGCCTCACCAGTGCTGGCAGCACCGAAGAAGCTGTTCAGCTTGCCAGAGAAGCTCGTGAACTCTGTGCCATGGGTGGACTCCGATTACACAAATTTGTGTCAAATGAGAGAAATGTCCTAGAAAGTATACCGCCCTCTGAAAGAGCAATCAATGTGACGAATATGGACCTCACGTTCGATGAACTGCCGCTTGAGAGAGCCCTGGGGATTCAATGGGATGTGGAGTCCGACCATTTTCGTCTCAGTGTCAGCCTCAAGGATCAGCCGGCAACACGTCGCGGCATTCTTTCTACAGTTGCCTCCTTGTATGATCCTCTCGGGTTCGTGGCGCCAGTTCTGCTCAAAGCGAAGATCATTCTTCAGGAGATGTGTAGGCGAGGCACAGGCTGGGACGATCCTCTCCCTGACGAGCTCCGTCCAAAATGGGAAAAATGGAGAGATGATCTAGCTCAGTTGGATAATGTCACTATACCCCGCACTTACTCACCAGCTGGATTTGGGAAGGTTTTGAAGACACAGCTGCATCATTTCTCAGATGCTAGCTTGAAGGGTTATGGTCAGTGTTCATACTTGAGACTACAAAATGAGGAGGGAGACGTTCACTGTGCCTTAGTTGTAGGAAAATCACGCGTCTCGCCATCAAAAGTTACAACTGTTCCAAGATTGGAACTGACGGCTGCAGTTGTCTCTGTGAAGATGAGCAACATGCTCAAGGAGGAATTTGGATCAGCTGACACTGAGGAGGTCTTCTGGACCGATTCTAAGGTGGTCTTGGGATACATAAAAAACGAAGCACGACGATTCCACACCTTTGTGGCTAACCGTGTTCAGAAGATTCACCTCAGCTCAGACCCTCAACAATGGAGATATGTTCCAACCAATGAGAATCCTGCTGACCATGCTTCCAGGAGCTTGACTCCCAGCGAGCTTTTGTCATCCACCTGGTTCACTGGACCCAAGTTCTTGTGGCACAAGGAAATGAAGCCGCCGGCAGATGAAATTCCAGAGTTAATAATTGGAGACCCAGAGGTCAGAAGTGCTTTGGTACTTAACACAAGAACTACAGAGCAAGCGAGCCTTGTTGATCGTTTATCTAAGTTCTCATCTTGGTCACTGGCTATTCGAGCTGTTGCACGCCTTTTAAGGCGCATCAGAAAGAACAGATCAAACAACCTCACCACTGTAACAGAACGAGAAGATGCAGAACATTGCATAATCAAAGACCTGCAGAAAAACGTGTACCAAGAAGAGTTGAAACTGCTGAGCAAAGGGGTCCCCCTACCCTCTCACAATTCACTACACTCTCTTGATGCCTTCCTCGATAAAGATGGTGTCTTCAGGGTGGGAGGAAGGCTGTGCAACTCTTCTCTTCCCAACTCCATCAAGCACCCTGCAATCATTCCCAAAGATCATCACATTACAAAAATGATCATTGCTCATCACCATGAAAGAATCGAACATCAAGGTAAAGGCCTCACCCTCAATGAGATCAGGTCCCACGGCTACTGGATTCCAGGAATCAACAGGGCAGTAGCATCGCACATTCGTCAATGCGTCACCTGTAGACGGCACCGGAAACCAACGGAAGAGCAAAGGATGGCTGATCTACCCCCCGAACGCGTGGAACCATCACCCCCCTTCACCTTCTGTGGAATGGACTGCTTTGGTCCATTCCTCACGAAGCAAGGAAGAAAGGAGAACAAGAGGTATGGTCTACTTTTCACTTGCTTTAGCTCCCGTGCCATTCATATTGAGATGCTTGATGGCATGTCCACAGACGCCCTCATCAATGGCCTCCGATGCTTCATTGCTATGCGTGGTGCTGTTCGTCAGATCAAGTCCGATCAAGGTAGCAACTTCGTTGGAGCCAAAAACGAACTTAAGGAAGCTCTAAAGGAAGTTGATGCAGACCGGCTGGCTGTATTCCTTGCTGAAAAACAATGTGACTTTTGCATGAATGCACCTTATTCAAGCCATGTCGGAGGTGTTTGGGAGAGACAGATTAGGACGGTGAGAAGCGTTCTAAGGTCCACGCTTGCTCTTTCCTCTGGAAGGCTAAATGATGCTTCACTGCGGGCTTTTCTCTATGAAGCTATGGCAATCGTCAACAGTCGACCACTGACTGTTGACAACCTCAGTGATCCTCATAGTCTTGAGCCACTCACACCTAATCATCTTCTGACTATGAAAACTGTCAGGGCCTTACCACCTCCAGGCGAGTTCGTCAGAGAGGACATGTATGGCAAGAAAAGGTGGCGACATGTTCAATACCTGGCAGAACAGTTTTGGAGTCGATGGCGAAAGGAATACCTGGCCAACATCTCTCTCAGACAACGTTGGCATGCACCGAAGAGAAATCTTCAAGTTGGAGATATCGTAATGATGAAAGGAGAGGATGCACACAGGAACGAGTGGAGATTAGGtagagttttagaaactacTATTGACAAAGACGGACTAGTAAGGAGAGTTAAGATCTGCCTCGGTGACAGGAATCTTGGCAAGAAAGGAGAGCGTCTCCATAAGATGTCTGAAGTCGAGCGCCCTGTCCAAAGGCTAGTCCTGCTATTGGAGACTAATTAA